In one window of Ovis aries strain OAR_USU_Benz2616 breed Rambouillet chromosome 3, ARS-UI_Ramb_v3.0, whole genome shotgun sequence DNA:
- the LOC101119975 gene encoding tubulin alpha-1A chain isoform X1 — protein MRECISIHVGQAGVQIGNACWELYCLEHGIQPDGQMPSDKTIGGGDDSFNTFFSETGAGKHVPRAVFVDLEPTVIDEVRTGTYRQLFHPEQLITGKEDAANNYARGHYTIGKEIIDLVLDRIRKLADQCTGLQGFLVFHSFGGGTGSGFTSLLMERLSVDYGKKSKLEFSIYPAPQVSTAVVEPYNSILTTHTTLEHSDCAFMVDNEAIYDICRRNLDIERPTYTNLNRLIGQIVSSITASLRFDGALNVDLTEFQTNLVPYPRIHFPLATYAPVISAEKAYHEQLSVAEITNACFEPANQMVKCDPRHGKYMACCLLYRGDVVPKDVNAAIATIKTKRTIQFVDWCPTGFKVGINYQPPTVVPGGDLAKVQRAVCMLSNTTAIAEAWARLDHKFDLMYAKRAFVHWYVGEGMEEGEFSEAREDMAALEKDYEEVGVDSVEGEGEEEGEEY, from the exons ATG CGTGAGTGCATCTCCATCCACGTTGGCCAGGCTGGTGTCCAGATCGGCAATGCCTGCTGGGAGCTCTACTGCCTGGAACACGGCATTCAGCCCGATGGCCAGATGCCAAGTGACAAGACGATTGGGGGAGGAGACGACTCCTTCAATACCTTCTTCAGTGAGACAGGCGCTGGCAAGCATGTGCCCAGGGCAGTGTTTGTAGACCTGGAACCCACAGTCATTG ATGAGGTTCGCACTGGCACCTACCGCCAGCTCTTCCACCCTGAACAGCTCATCACAGGCAAAGAAGATGCTGCCAACAACTATGCTCGAGGTCACTACACCATTGGCAAGGAGATCATTGACCTCGTCTTGGACCGAATTCGGAAACTG GCTGACCAGTGCACAGGTCTTCAGGGCTTCTTGGTTTTCCACAGCTTTGGTGGGGGAACTGGTTCTGGGTTCACCTCCCTGCTGATGGAACGCCTCTCTGTCGACTATGGCAAGAAGTCCAAGCTGGAGTTCTCCATTTACCCAGCCCCCCAGGTTTCCACAGCTGTCGTTGAGCCCTACAACTCCATCCTCACCACCCACACCACCCTGGAGCACTCTGATTGTGCCTTCATGGTAGATAATGAGGCCATCTATGACATCTGCCGTAGAAACCTCGATATTGAGCGCCCGACATATACTAACCTGAATAGGTTGATAGGTCAAATTGTGTCCTCCATCACTGCTTCCCTGAGGTTTGATGGCGCCCTGAATGTGGATCTGACAGAGTTCCAGACCAACCTGGTGCCCTATCCCCGCATCCACTTCCCTCTGGCCACATATGCCCCTGTCATCTCTGCTGAGAAAGCCTACCATGAACAGCTTTCTGTAGCAGAGATCACCAATGCTTGCTTTGAGCCAGCCAACCAGATGGTGAAATGTGACCCTCGCCATGGTAAATACATGGCCTGCTGCCTGTTGTACCGTGGCGACGTGGTTCCCAAAGATGTCAATGCTGCCATTGCCACCATCAAGACCAAGCGTACCATCCAGTTTGTGGACTGGTGCCCCACTGGCTTCAAGGTTGGCATTAACTACCAGCCTCCCACTGTGGTACCTGGTGGAGACCTGGCCAAAGTACAGCGAGCTGTGTGCATGCTGAGCAACACCACAGCCATCGCTGAGGCCTGGGCTCGCCTGGACCACAAGTTTGACCTGATGTATGCCAAGCGTGCCTTTGTTCACTGGTACGTGGGTGAGGGCATGGAGGAAGGCGAGTTTTCTGAGGCCCGTGAGGACATGGCTGCCCTTGAGAAGGATTATGAGGAGGTGGGTGTGGATTCtgtggaaggagagggagaggaagaaggagaggaatATTAA
- the LOC101119975 gene encoding tubulin alpha-1A chain isoform X2, which produces MPSDKTIGGGDDSFNTFFSETGAGKHVPRAVFVDLEPTVIDEVRTGTYRQLFHPEQLITGKEDAANNYARGHYTIGKEIIDLVLDRIRKLADQCTGLQGFLVFHSFGGGTGSGFTSLLMERLSVDYGKKSKLEFSIYPAPQVSTAVVEPYNSILTTHTTLEHSDCAFMVDNEAIYDICRRNLDIERPTYTNLNRLIGQIVSSITASLRFDGALNVDLTEFQTNLVPYPRIHFPLATYAPVISAEKAYHEQLSVAEITNACFEPANQMVKCDPRHGKYMACCLLYRGDVVPKDVNAAIATIKTKRTIQFVDWCPTGFKVGINYQPPTVVPGGDLAKVQRAVCMLSNTTAIAEAWARLDHKFDLMYAKRAFVHWYVGEGMEEGEFSEAREDMAALEKDYEEVGVDSVEGEGEEEGEEY; this is translated from the exons ATGCCAAGTGACAAGACGATTGGGGGAGGAGACGACTCCTTCAATACCTTCTTCAGTGAGACAGGCGCTGGCAAGCATGTGCCCAGGGCAGTGTTTGTAGACCTGGAACCCACAGTCATTG ATGAGGTTCGCACTGGCACCTACCGCCAGCTCTTCCACCCTGAACAGCTCATCACAGGCAAAGAAGATGCTGCCAACAACTATGCTCGAGGTCACTACACCATTGGCAAGGAGATCATTGACCTCGTCTTGGACCGAATTCGGAAACTG GCTGACCAGTGCACAGGTCTTCAGGGCTTCTTGGTTTTCCACAGCTTTGGTGGGGGAACTGGTTCTGGGTTCACCTCCCTGCTGATGGAACGCCTCTCTGTCGACTATGGCAAGAAGTCCAAGCTGGAGTTCTCCATTTACCCAGCCCCCCAGGTTTCCACAGCTGTCGTTGAGCCCTACAACTCCATCCTCACCACCCACACCACCCTGGAGCACTCTGATTGTGCCTTCATGGTAGATAATGAGGCCATCTATGACATCTGCCGTAGAAACCTCGATATTGAGCGCCCGACATATACTAACCTGAATAGGTTGATAGGTCAAATTGTGTCCTCCATCACTGCTTCCCTGAGGTTTGATGGCGCCCTGAATGTGGATCTGACAGAGTTCCAGACCAACCTGGTGCCCTATCCCCGCATCCACTTCCCTCTGGCCACATATGCCCCTGTCATCTCTGCTGAGAAAGCCTACCATGAACAGCTTTCTGTAGCAGAGATCACCAATGCTTGCTTTGAGCCAGCCAACCAGATGGTGAAATGTGACCCTCGCCATGGTAAATACATGGCCTGCTGCCTGTTGTACCGTGGCGACGTGGTTCCCAAAGATGTCAATGCTGCCATTGCCACCATCAAGACCAAGCGTACCATCCAGTTTGTGGACTGGTGCCCCACTGGCTTCAAGGTTGGCATTAACTACCAGCCTCCCACTGTGGTACCTGGTGGAGACCTGGCCAAAGTACAGCGAGCTGTGTGCATGCTGAGCAACACCACAGCCATCGCTGAGGCCTGGGCTCGCCTGGACCACAAGTTTGACCTGATGTATGCCAAGCGTGCCTTTGTTCACTGGTACGTGGGTGAGGGCATGGAGGAAGGCGAGTTTTCTGAGGCCCGTGAGGACATGGCTGCCCTTGAGAAGGATTATGAGGAGGTGGGTGTGGATTCtgtggaaggagagggagaggaagaaggagaggaatATTAA